The Maylandia zebra isolate NMK-2024a linkage group LG7, Mzebra_GT3a, whole genome shotgun sequence genome contains a region encoding:
- the LOC101471380 gene encoding succinate receptor 1-like, with protein sequence MYLNANELDTVLVVIQTPEEDLCDLDTHHGLTVVELYIMPASFLTVLILGLPLNLLSLWVFTVRLQRWTRSTVFLFNLTLADTSWLLALPFLIHYHLNHMYWNQGLPLCIAVRMFYHNYFYLSIFFVTCISVDRYLAIVHPLRSLVLLDRRKACLLCAAVWTATLLLSIPVARMTLIQTCPGSNRTVCTLYVLLRETGESLPYSLICSIIGFLFPLLAICYCGLRSIRELRRRPLHPDHLNKKLRLMRLLGAVLVIFSSFYLPYHLSRNAAVVIRAIYPDSPASWRPADTAFVLEMCICGLITCVNPLFSCLTGRQFRNEFYGTIAAMFPRCPRMQATSKGTQMNLRKRQEVSSVAPVRALPAPRP encoded by the coding sequence ATGTATTTAAATGCCAATGAGCTGGACACTGTGCTTGTGGTCATCCAGACTCCAGAGGAAGACCTTTGTGATCTGGACACCCATCATGGTTTAACTGTGGTCGAGCTCTACATTATGCCCGCCTCCTTCCTGACTGTGCTTATCCTCGGGCTTCCCCTCAACCTGCTCTCCCTGTGGGTTTTCACCGTGCGGCTGCAGCGATGGACCCGCAGCACGGTGTTCCTCTTCAACCTGACCTTAGCCGACACCTCCTGGCTCCTGGCCTTGCCTTTCCTCATCCATTACCATCTGAACCACATGTACTGGAACCAGGGGCTGCCGCTCTGCATTGctgtgaggatgttttaccacaACTACTTCTACCTCAGCATCTTCTTCGTCACCTGCATCAGTGTGGACCGATACCTGGCCATCGTACACCCACTGCGCTCTCTAGTGCTGCTCGATCGGCGGAAGGCCTGTCTGCTGTGCGCGGCCGTGTGGACGGCCACGCTGCTCCTAAGCATACCTGTTGCCCGGATGACTCTGATCCAGACTTGCCCCGGAAGCAACCGCACCGTGTGCACCCTGTACGTACTGCTACGTGAAACAGGGGAGAGCCTCCCTTATTCCCTCATATGCTCCATTATCGGCTTCCTCTTCCCGCTGCTCGCCATCTGCTACTGCGGCCTGCGCAGCATCAGAGAGCTTCGCCGTCGACCTCTCCACCCCGATCACCTCAACAAGAAACTGCGGCTCATGCGGCTGCTGGGCGCAGTGCTAGTCATATTTTCGTCGTTTTACCTGCCCTATCACCTGAGCCGCAACGCTGCCGTCGTGATACGGGCGATCTACCCCGACAGCCCCGCCTCCTGGCGACCCGCAGACACGGCCTTCGTCCTGGAGATGTGTATTTGCGGCCTCATTACCTGCGTTAACCCCTTGTTCAGCTGCCTTACAGGACGCCAGTTTAGGAATGAGTTTTACGGCACGATTGCTGCCATGTTTCCACGTTGTCCACGCATGCAGGCAACATCTAAAGGGACCCAGATGAACCTTAGGAAAAGGCAGGAGGTGTCCAGTGTTGCACCTGTGCGCGCACTGCCTGCACCTAGACCTTAA